A stretch of Candidatus Effluviviaceae Genus V sp. DNA encodes these proteins:
- a CDS encoding peptidylprolyl isomerase, whose product MSEEKPMAEHDGPTATLTYIEGGERKTREVAYLPEGRKVATIETNKGTIKIELWEDEAPNTVTNFVHLANSGRYDGVEFHRVIDGFMAQTGDVEHSGGYGGPGYMIPAEFNEELTHERGVVSMARSQDPDSAGSQFFIMLAEAGHLDGKYAAFGKVIEGMDVVDSIKKGDRAQNGKVENPDVMEKVRVETVE is encoded by the coding sequence ATGAGCGAGGAGAAGCCGATGGCTGAGCACGACGGCCCCACAGCGACCCTGACGTACATCGAGGGCGGCGAGCGAAAGACCCGCGAGGTTGCGTACCTCCCGGAGGGCCGGAAGGTCGCCACGATCGAGACCAACAAGGGGACCATCAAGATCGAGCTGTGGGAGGACGAGGCTCCCAACACGGTCACCAACTTCGTCCACCTGGCGAACTCGGGCCGCTACGACGGCGTCGAGTTCCACAGGGTGATCGACGGCTTCATGGCGCAGACGGGCGACGTCGAGCACAGCGGCGGTTACGGCGGTCCCGGCTACATGATCCCCGCCGAGTTCAACGAGGAGCTCACCCACGAACGCGGCGTGGTGTCGATGGCACGTTCGCAGGATCCCGACTCCGCCGGCAGCCAGTTCTTCATCATGCTGGCTGAGGCCGGTCACCTGGACGGCAAGTACGCGGCCTTCGGCAAGGTCATCGAGGGAATGGACGTGGTCGACTCCATCAAGAAGGGCGACCGCGCCCAGAACGGAAAGGTCGAGAACCCCGACGTCATGGAGAAGGTCCGCGTCGAGACGGTGGAATAG